The nucleotide sequence TCTGTATCTTTAAGCATTAAGTCATCATGCTTGCCGCTTTCAATAATTTCGCCATTATCCATTAAAAGGATTTTATCGGCTCTAGTTGCAATCCCGATTCTGTGGCTTATAATAATTTTTATACTATGAGTTTTATTATCAAGCATGCTGTTAAGTAAATCCATTTCAAGCAGCGGATCTATTGCCGAAGTCGGCTCATCAAAAATAATGATACTTGCATTTTTGAAAAGGCCTCTTTCAATAGCAAGTTTTTGCCATTGTCCCATAGACAAGTCAACTCCGCCAAATTCTCTTGAAAGCATTGTATTTTGTTTATCAGGTAAGGTGTCTGAAAGTTGCTCTACCGCTTGCGAAATTTTCTTTACCGATTTAGTTACATCTGCCACATTAATATTTTCTTCCAAGCTCAGATTATAGCGATTAAAATTTTGAAAAACTGCGGAGCTGTTTTTTTGCAACAGCAAATGAGCTTCTTCAGATGCGTTTTTTGATTCATTTAGTATAATCTCACCTGAAGCGGGTTGATACAGTCCCAGCAATATTTTTGAAAGCGTTGACTTTCCGCTGCCGTTTTTTCCTACGATACAAATAGTTTCACCTGCATTTATTTCAAGGTTCACCGATTTAAGGGCTTTTTTCTCGCTATTAGGATATGAAAAAGAAACATCAGTAAGGCGTATTTTTTTAATTTCCATTTTCCCGGTTTTATTTTTATTAGAAGTTTCTTTAGTCATAACTGCATGAAAAAATTTCATTCCCGTGTAAGAATCTGCAAGACCGGCAATATGATAATTAAACAATTCCTTAAAATGCGAAAACAATAAATTAACACTTGCAATAACCGCAACAATAGTCCCCGCTTTTATTGAACCTGCCTTTGACAAACAATAAACAACAACAAAAATACTTATGAAGCCTAAAAATTGAGATGCATTAGTTATAATCCCAATCCAAGTTAATTTTTTTATTTCCTTCGTTTTATACTTTTTAAATAATTTTGCCGACGAATTAAATTTTCCAACAAAAAAATTAAAAAGTGCCAGATGTCTACTTTCCTTAAAAAAAACTTTATCGGTGATACACGATTCATACTTATTCATTTGCCTTCTGTACATTGCCGACTTATCTTCGCTTTCACTTTTAAATTTATTTTTAAAAACATAAGTAAACATGGTTGGGATAAAAGCTCCTAAAACAACAATTAAAAGAAGCGGATTTATCGAAGCCATATAAAATGCTACCAGAAGAACATAAACAACACTTTGTGCAATAATAAGTTCAAGATTAATAAGACCGTCAATTGAACCATCTAAACCGTTTTTTGCTTTATCTAAGGAATCAAGAAAATCCGGCTTTTCAAATTCAAGTACATCAAACGAAGCAACTTTATTAAAAAAGTCAGTTTTTAGTTTTCCTGTAACAAGCATTCTTTGCTTATCAAAATAATAATTTAAAATTGCATTTGAAAATTCTCGCAACAAAATAATTAAAGAAAAAATTCCAAAAACATACAAAACGGTATTTTTTACTGCTGATGAATTTAACAGGGTTAAACTTTCTGTAAGTTTTCCAATAAAAAATATATATCCAAAAGCTAATAAG is from Treponema denticola and encodes:
- a CDS encoding ATP-binding cassette domain-containing protein → MKKSFIKILFYEIVRMIKAKKALFLFCVTLCVFDALLAFGYIFFIGKLTESLTLLNSSAVKNTVLYVFGIFSLIILLREFSNAILNYYFDKQRMLVTGKLKTDFFNKVASFDVLEFEKPDFLDSLDKAKNGLDGSIDGLINLELIIAQSVVYVLLVAFYMASINPLLLIVVLGAFIPTMFTYVFKNKFKSESEDKSAMYRRQMNKYESCITDKVFFKESRHLALFNFFVGKFNSSAKLFKKYKTKEIKKLTWIGIITNASQFLGFISIFVVVYCLSKAGSIKAGTIVAVIASVNLLFSHFKELFNYHIAGLADSYTGMKFFHAVMTKETSNKNKTGKMEIKKIRLTDVSFSYPNSEKKALKSVNLEINAGETICIVGKNGSGKSTLSKILLGLYQPASGEIILNESKNASEEAHLLLQKNSSAVFQNFNRYNLSLEENINVADVTKSVKKISQAVEQLSDTLPDKQNTMLSREFGGVDLSMGQWQKLAIERGLFKNASIIIFDEPTSAIDPLLEMDLLNSMLDNKTHSIKIIISHRIGIATRADKILLMDNGEIIESGKHDDLMLKDTEYGKLFKTQQQWYK